In Zerene cesonia ecotype Mississippi chromosome 18, Zerene_cesonia_1.1, whole genome shotgun sequence, the following are encoded in one genomic region:
- the LOC119833789 gene encoding uncharacterized protein LOC119833789 isoform X2: protein MPQIFFKKVMVVRDRNDFENASYVINRRYSRSKMSPVCHNFVQNAWKKDFCSNCFKSREEHVKQEKTSDGSKYLATPFQNRSTFFKKTPPSILKIHSKKRSKRNVRFPEEVCSVIGYGGDDWSDGEEFEVSEDNDVDDTFPDTEEERELHRITKSNTDFNTVKANLLGDSVAKSYTSLMLGKVQTDSDGKKKTLMVSVTPFGQDNKNSPIKTHVRKPAVINVSDPPTEETSSNYKTNIILSTYIKESETIITTEGVKSSDTILCTEKSLLEEISETLQQNRLGGTDLNLSQNNNKPTVVEEKIKESMQDDFEKKETSETKKNGIVRKSPLPKTQERPKVNLSRSEFKFCKINIENSSVDSAVSTSNSTANNSFTSDDESFSGRTDSDNDDSGHFSETHKCEETVKIKVFNESDKNIKMSPIGQVRKVDGQAHSGYSTFQSPIIDMPPIIPQQEAIFSAEASRELAGEPDGRADPDETEAPALPKSPVPTMDPRPSFLHGMITDIMPSKPVVPEKPKLPVKPAIKQTTKKSNTAMQNIMQTTKKAEEKVMRLANEDRNDELCEDRSDAIYYAKPVLTKQDSDTSLSSMCKRKAPTPPLSPTEEFSNNIYQRNANGFMKSDSPVVREMEKRERAIMSSSPKQKHSNESDLSKCDIPEPAPRRNISLSHDNLLLDEKRKGKLKFSIKKLLRIGSSKDLDKKELSVPTVTKMMTKTEDIYDLTPKPKPRLVIIHPLDINGSSVEVVKSNCEASDNLRRLSHDDVSSIYSVCSSATDDMPKVVNKPPPPPRLSSEDYKNTSNVPKPARPPPPKSIALQKKQKQQTWTATPTNADNIYANLGEIRSALAPRKPERTASMRERETQLELLKRRSPIDDDKDDIDDGPQELVQATNEPVINSYDDVYNTGKYDEENCDSAKNSDSDYEYVNHARSSSPECDSAIKPREERAERKTETAEFPKYNFRSSLPYCGSETESEIYSPYSFYSSNDNMDNSNNEDYQSDMTPKTTTNKLRVRKGRSVVHKNLEDNYGAVVIANHEALAQVLEQVQQSAAMQPSLRGLKACTNLRWNDFSIQQKHTKAGKRFFYPAVWNSNQGPVNVTLMVHKEHMGSQMVCQSVQPHTLSLNAITEFCDLVPLQQFEEDGEDLVQATIVVLAHAHADTIHSYGEHLHTAGLTTKEHQLVQTEQIHEAIFMMLQIIIGLKCLQARGVEEVPETLTSFIVFKEANMCSANTSASEDRLNSLSAPKTNCYGRLCILQGLSDECSKSDDENLSSLCKCAIKALEILLPGEKLSPLLKEVLQEERAVSLNQAKSVLEFMLWGPLDVVQGVPVDERELSLQRWLDLERATVLHGLVRTRIQLNVFEQLHLMFLVRSTAKAMCDASVLLEKATVY from the exons aaTGCCAGTTATGTGATCAACAGACGCTATTCGCGGAGCAAAATGTCACCCGTCTGCCACAACTTCGTACAGAATGCGTGGAAGAAAGATTTTTGCTCTAACTGCTTCAAATCACGTGAAGAACACGTTAAGCAAGAGAAGACATCGGACGGTAGTAAATATTTAGCGACTCCATTCCAAAACAGAAGCACATTCTTTAAGAAGACCCCACCAAGTATTCTTAAAATTCATTCGAAGAAAAGGAGCAAACGTAACGTACGATTTCCGGAAGAAGTATGCAGTGTTATAGGATATGGAGGTGACGATTGGTCTGATGGAGAAGAATTCGAGGTCTCCGAAGACAACGACGTAGATGATACATTCCCAGACACTGAAGAGGAAAGAGAGCTACACAGAATAACGAAATCTAACACGGATTTTAACACAGTAAAAGCTAACTTGCTAGGAGATTCAGTTGCAAAGTCTTACACATCGTTAATGCTAGGTAAAGTACAAACAGACTCTGACGGAAAGAAGAAAACTTTAATGGTGTCAGTTACCCCGTTTGGACAAGATAACAAGAACTCCCCTATCAAAACACACGTTCGGAAACCTGCTGTCATTAACGTTAGTGACCCTCCCACCGAAGAGACatcaagtaattataaaacgaaTATCATTCTCTCTACTTACATTAAAGAATCtgaaacaattataacaacaGAAGGTGTTAAGTCGTCCGATACTATTTTATGTACAGAAAAGTCGTTACTTGAAGAAATATCGGAAACTTTACAACAAAATAGATTAGGTGGTACTGACTTAAACTTATCACAGAACAATAACAAACCAACAGTCgttgaagaaaaaattaaggaaAGCATGCAAGATGACTTTGAGAAAAAAGAGACGTCTGAAACTAAGAAGAATGGTATTGTAAGAAAATCACCGTTACCTAAGACGCAAGAGAGACCAAAAGTAAACCTAAGTAGATCCGAATTTAAGTTTTGTAAGATAAACATTGAAAACAGCAGTGTTGATTCGGCCGTCAGTACATCGAATTCAACCGCTAACAACTCATTCACGTCTGACGACGAAAGTTTCAGTGGAAGAACTGACTCTGATAATGATGACAGCGGCCACTTCTCCGAGACACATAAATGTGAAGAAACTGTTAAAATCAAGGTATTTAACGAAAgcgataaaaacattaaaatgtcaCCTATAGGACAGGTGAGAAAGGTAGATGGGCAAGCCCATAGTGGATATTCAACATTCCAAAGTCCTATTATAGATATGCCACCTATCATTCCACAACAAGAAGCGATTTTCTCCGCGGAAGCAAGTCGAGAACTAGCTGGGGAACCCGATGGAAGAGCGGACCCTGATGAAACTGAAGCCCCAGCCCTACCAAAAAGCCCGGTTCCTACTATGGACCCTCGTCCATCATTCCTACATGGTATGATCACTGATATAATGCCGTCGAAACCGGTCGTACCAGAAAAGCCCAAGCTTCCTGTAAAACCAGCTATAAAACAAACGACCAAAAAAAGTAATACTGCAatgcaaaatattatgcaaacaacaaaaaaagccGAGGAGAAAGTTATGCGACTAGCAAATGAGGATAGGAATGATGAATTGTGCGAAGACAGATCGGATGCTATATATTACGCAAAGCCGGTATTGACCAAACAAGATAGTGACACTTCACTTAGCAGTATGTGCAAAAGGAAAGCACCGACCCCACCTTTATCCCCAACTGAGGagttttctaataatatttaccaaaGAAACGCAAACGGTTTCATGAAGTCTGACTCACCGGTCGTTCGCGAAATGGAAAAACGCGAGAGGGCCATTATGTCATCTTCcccaaaacaaaaacattcaaatgaGTCCGACCTTTCCAAATGTGATATTCCTGAGCCGGCGCCCAGGAGAAACATTTCGTTATCCCATGACAATTTACTTTTAGACGAAAAGCGGAAAGGAAAGCTAAAGTTCTcgatcaaaaaattattacgcaTCGGGTCTTCTAAGGACCTAGATAAAAAAGAGCTCAGCGTGCCAACCGTCACTAAAATGATGACTAAAACTGAAGATATTTACGATTTGACACCAAAACCGAAGCCGCGGCTGGTGATCATACATCCTCTGGATATTAACGGATCGAGTGTTGAAGTTGTGAAATCGAATTGCGAGGCGTCAGACAACTTGAGGCGGCTGAGTCACGACGATGTGTCGTCGATATACAGCGTCTGCAGTTCCGCGACAGATGACATGCCCAAGGTTGTTAACAAACCGCCTCCGCCTCCGAGGTTATCGAGTGAAGACTACAAAAATACGTCCAATGTTCCCAAACCAGCGAGACCGCCACCTCCGAAATCTATCGCCttacaaaagaaacaaaaacagcAGACTTGGACAGCCACACCTACAAACGCTGACAACATTTATGCTAATTTAG GGGAAATAAGATCAGCGCTCGCACCAAGAAAACCAGAAAGGACAGCAAGCATGCGCGAACGGGAAACGCAATTGGAATTGCTCAAACGCAGATCACCCATAGATGATGACAAAGATGATATTGATGATGGACCACAAGAGCTAGTGCAAGCCACTAACGAGCCAGTAATCAACAGCTACGACGATGTATATAACACCGGTAAATACGATGAGGAAAACTGCGACTCAGCTAAAAATAGTGACAGCGATTATGAATACGTGAACCACGCACGCTCCAGCTCGCCGGAATGCGACTCCGCCATAAAGCCAAGAGAAGAACGCGCAGAACGCAAGACCGAGACGGCAGAGTTCCCTAAATACAACTTTCGCTCGTCCCTGCCGTACTGTGGAAGCGAGACCGAATCAGAAATATACTCCCCATACAGCTTCTATAGCTCGAACGATAACATGGACAATTCAAACAACGAAGATTATCAGTCGGACATGACTCCCAAGACCACGACAAACAAATTACGCGTCAGGAAGGGCAGAAGCGTGGTCCACAAGAACTTGGAGGATAATTACGGGGCCGTGGTCATCGCGAATCACGAAGCGCTTGCGCAGGTCTTGGAACAG GTACAACAAAGCGCAGCCATGCAACCCTCACTCCGTGGCCTGAAGGCGTGCACCAACTTACGCTGGAACGACTTCTCAATCCAACAAAAGCACACCAAAGCTGGCAAACGTTTCTTCTACCCAGCGGTGTGGAACTCTAACCAAGGGCCAGTTAACGTGACCCTGATGGTGCACAAGGAACACATGGGCTCGCAGATGGTCTGCCAATCGGTACAACCACACACGTTGAGCTTAAACGCGATTACGGAGTTCTGCGATTTGGTGCCGTTACAGCAGTTCGAAGAGGACGGAGAGGATCTAGTTCAAG CTACCATAGTTGTATTGGCCCACGCACACGCAGACACCATCCATTCCTATGGCGAACACCTCCACACAGCCGGCCTCACAACAAAAGAACACCAATTGGTTCAAACCGAACAGATCCATGAAGCAATCTTCATGATGCTCCAGATCATCATTGGGCTGAAGTGTCTCCAAGCAAGAGGCGTGGAGGAAGTACCAGAGACATTGACATCGTTCATAGTTTTTAAAGAAGCGAATATGTGCAGCGCTAACACATCGGCATCTGAGGACAGACTGAACTCTCTGTCAGCCCCAAAGACGAACTGTTACGGCAGATTGTGTATTTTACAAGG ACTAAGCGACGAATGCAGCAAATCAGATGACGAAAACCTATCTTCATTATGTAAATGTGCGATTAAAGCACTTGAAATCCTGCTCCCGGGAGAAAAACTATCACCGCTCCTAAAAGAAGTACTACAGGAAGAACGCGCGGTATCATTGAACCAAGCGAAATCTGTCCTCGAGTTTATGCTTTGGGGCCCGCTAGATGTGGTTCAAGGAGTGCCTGTAGATGAAAGAGAACTATCGCTTCAAAGATGGCTGGATCTAGAGAGAGCCACAGTTTTACACGGATTAGTGCGAACGAGGATACAACTGAATGTTTTCGAACAGTTACATTTAATGTTCTTAGTACGATCTACCGCTAAGGCAATGTGTGACGCGTCGGTGTTGCTAGAAAAGGCGACTGTGTATTAA
- the LOC119833789 gene encoding uncharacterized protein LOC119833789 isoform X1, producing MDRYVVNRHSKRRRSNDGLLAKWRRKYVTGLLGRRSWIASGFDLNNASYVINRRYSRSKMSPVCHNFVQNAWKKDFCSNCFKSREEHVKQEKTSDGSKYLATPFQNRSTFFKKTPPSILKIHSKKRSKRNVRFPEEVCSVIGYGGDDWSDGEEFEVSEDNDVDDTFPDTEEERELHRITKSNTDFNTVKANLLGDSVAKSYTSLMLGKVQTDSDGKKKTLMVSVTPFGQDNKNSPIKTHVRKPAVINVSDPPTEETSSNYKTNIILSTYIKESETIITTEGVKSSDTILCTEKSLLEEISETLQQNRLGGTDLNLSQNNNKPTVVEEKIKESMQDDFEKKETSETKKNGIVRKSPLPKTQERPKVNLSRSEFKFCKINIENSSVDSAVSTSNSTANNSFTSDDESFSGRTDSDNDDSGHFSETHKCEETVKIKVFNESDKNIKMSPIGQVRKVDGQAHSGYSTFQSPIIDMPPIIPQQEAIFSAEASRELAGEPDGRADPDETEAPALPKSPVPTMDPRPSFLHGMITDIMPSKPVVPEKPKLPVKPAIKQTTKKSNTAMQNIMQTTKKAEEKVMRLANEDRNDELCEDRSDAIYYAKPVLTKQDSDTSLSSMCKRKAPTPPLSPTEEFSNNIYQRNANGFMKSDSPVVREMEKRERAIMSSSPKQKHSNESDLSKCDIPEPAPRRNISLSHDNLLLDEKRKGKLKFSIKKLLRIGSSKDLDKKELSVPTVTKMMTKTEDIYDLTPKPKPRLVIIHPLDINGSSVEVVKSNCEASDNLRRLSHDDVSSIYSVCSSATDDMPKVVNKPPPPPRLSSEDYKNTSNVPKPARPPPPKSIALQKKQKQQTWTATPTNADNIYANLGEIRSALAPRKPERTASMRERETQLELLKRRSPIDDDKDDIDDGPQELVQATNEPVINSYDDVYNTGKYDEENCDSAKNSDSDYEYVNHARSSSPECDSAIKPREERAERKTETAEFPKYNFRSSLPYCGSETESEIYSPYSFYSSNDNMDNSNNEDYQSDMTPKTTTNKLRVRKGRSVVHKNLEDNYGAVVIANHEALAQVLEQVQQSAAMQPSLRGLKACTNLRWNDFSIQQKHTKAGKRFFYPAVWNSNQGPVNVTLMVHKEHMGSQMVCQSVQPHTLSLNAITEFCDLVPLQQFEEDGEDLVQATIVVLAHAHADTIHSYGEHLHTAGLTTKEHQLVQTEQIHEAIFMMLQIIIGLKCLQARGVEEVPETLTSFIVFKEANMCSANTSASEDRLNSLSAPKTNCYGRLCILQGLSDECSKSDDENLSSLCKCAIKALEILLPGEKLSPLLKEVLQEERAVSLNQAKSVLEFMLWGPLDVVQGVPVDERELSLQRWLDLERATVLHGLVRTRIQLNVFEQLHLMFLVRSTAKAMCDASVLLEKATVY from the exons aaTGCCAGTTATGTGATCAACAGACGCTATTCGCGGAGCAAAATGTCACCCGTCTGCCACAACTTCGTACAGAATGCGTGGAAGAAAGATTTTTGCTCTAACTGCTTCAAATCACGTGAAGAACACGTTAAGCAAGAGAAGACATCGGACGGTAGTAAATATTTAGCGACTCCATTCCAAAACAGAAGCACATTCTTTAAGAAGACCCCACCAAGTATTCTTAAAATTCATTCGAAGAAAAGGAGCAAACGTAACGTACGATTTCCGGAAGAAGTATGCAGTGTTATAGGATATGGAGGTGACGATTGGTCTGATGGAGAAGAATTCGAGGTCTCCGAAGACAACGACGTAGATGATACATTCCCAGACACTGAAGAGGAAAGAGAGCTACACAGAATAACGAAATCTAACACGGATTTTAACACAGTAAAAGCTAACTTGCTAGGAGATTCAGTTGCAAAGTCTTACACATCGTTAATGCTAGGTAAAGTACAAACAGACTCTGACGGAAAGAAGAAAACTTTAATGGTGTCAGTTACCCCGTTTGGACAAGATAACAAGAACTCCCCTATCAAAACACACGTTCGGAAACCTGCTGTCATTAACGTTAGTGACCCTCCCACCGAAGAGACatcaagtaattataaaacgaaTATCATTCTCTCTACTTACATTAAAGAATCtgaaacaattataacaacaGAAGGTGTTAAGTCGTCCGATACTATTTTATGTACAGAAAAGTCGTTACTTGAAGAAATATCGGAAACTTTACAACAAAATAGATTAGGTGGTACTGACTTAAACTTATCACAGAACAATAACAAACCAACAGTCgttgaagaaaaaattaaggaaAGCATGCAAGATGACTTTGAGAAAAAAGAGACGTCTGAAACTAAGAAGAATGGTATTGTAAGAAAATCACCGTTACCTAAGACGCAAGAGAGACCAAAAGTAAACCTAAGTAGATCCGAATTTAAGTTTTGTAAGATAAACATTGAAAACAGCAGTGTTGATTCGGCCGTCAGTACATCGAATTCAACCGCTAACAACTCATTCACGTCTGACGACGAAAGTTTCAGTGGAAGAACTGACTCTGATAATGATGACAGCGGCCACTTCTCCGAGACACATAAATGTGAAGAAACTGTTAAAATCAAGGTATTTAACGAAAgcgataaaaacattaaaatgtcaCCTATAGGACAGGTGAGAAAGGTAGATGGGCAAGCCCATAGTGGATATTCAACATTCCAAAGTCCTATTATAGATATGCCACCTATCATTCCACAACAAGAAGCGATTTTCTCCGCGGAAGCAAGTCGAGAACTAGCTGGGGAACCCGATGGAAGAGCGGACCCTGATGAAACTGAAGCCCCAGCCCTACCAAAAAGCCCGGTTCCTACTATGGACCCTCGTCCATCATTCCTACATGGTATGATCACTGATATAATGCCGTCGAAACCGGTCGTACCAGAAAAGCCCAAGCTTCCTGTAAAACCAGCTATAAAACAAACGACCAAAAAAAGTAATACTGCAatgcaaaatattatgcaaacaacaaaaaaagccGAGGAGAAAGTTATGCGACTAGCAAATGAGGATAGGAATGATGAATTGTGCGAAGACAGATCGGATGCTATATATTACGCAAAGCCGGTATTGACCAAACAAGATAGTGACACTTCACTTAGCAGTATGTGCAAAAGGAAAGCACCGACCCCACCTTTATCCCCAACTGAGGagttttctaataatatttaccaaaGAAACGCAAACGGTTTCATGAAGTCTGACTCACCGGTCGTTCGCGAAATGGAAAAACGCGAGAGGGCCATTATGTCATCTTCcccaaaacaaaaacattcaaatgaGTCCGACCTTTCCAAATGTGATATTCCTGAGCCGGCGCCCAGGAGAAACATTTCGTTATCCCATGACAATTTACTTTTAGACGAAAAGCGGAAAGGAAAGCTAAAGTTCTcgatcaaaaaattattacgcaTCGGGTCTTCTAAGGACCTAGATAAAAAAGAGCTCAGCGTGCCAACCGTCACTAAAATGATGACTAAAACTGAAGATATTTACGATTTGACACCAAAACCGAAGCCGCGGCTGGTGATCATACATCCTCTGGATATTAACGGATCGAGTGTTGAAGTTGTGAAATCGAATTGCGAGGCGTCAGACAACTTGAGGCGGCTGAGTCACGACGATGTGTCGTCGATATACAGCGTCTGCAGTTCCGCGACAGATGACATGCCCAAGGTTGTTAACAAACCGCCTCCGCCTCCGAGGTTATCGAGTGAAGACTACAAAAATACGTCCAATGTTCCCAAACCAGCGAGACCGCCACCTCCGAAATCTATCGCCttacaaaagaaacaaaaacagcAGACTTGGACAGCCACACCTACAAACGCTGACAACATTTATGCTAATTTAG GGGAAATAAGATCAGCGCTCGCACCAAGAAAACCAGAAAGGACAGCAAGCATGCGCGAACGGGAAACGCAATTGGAATTGCTCAAACGCAGATCACCCATAGATGATGACAAAGATGATATTGATGATGGACCACAAGAGCTAGTGCAAGCCACTAACGAGCCAGTAATCAACAGCTACGACGATGTATATAACACCGGTAAATACGATGAGGAAAACTGCGACTCAGCTAAAAATAGTGACAGCGATTATGAATACGTGAACCACGCACGCTCCAGCTCGCCGGAATGCGACTCCGCCATAAAGCCAAGAGAAGAACGCGCAGAACGCAAGACCGAGACGGCAGAGTTCCCTAAATACAACTTTCGCTCGTCCCTGCCGTACTGTGGAAGCGAGACCGAATCAGAAATATACTCCCCATACAGCTTCTATAGCTCGAACGATAACATGGACAATTCAAACAACGAAGATTATCAGTCGGACATGACTCCCAAGACCACGACAAACAAATTACGCGTCAGGAAGGGCAGAAGCGTGGTCCACAAGAACTTGGAGGATAATTACGGGGCCGTGGTCATCGCGAATCACGAAGCGCTTGCGCAGGTCTTGGAACAG GTACAACAAAGCGCAGCCATGCAACCCTCACTCCGTGGCCTGAAGGCGTGCACCAACTTACGCTGGAACGACTTCTCAATCCAACAAAAGCACACCAAAGCTGGCAAACGTTTCTTCTACCCAGCGGTGTGGAACTCTAACCAAGGGCCAGTTAACGTGACCCTGATGGTGCACAAGGAACACATGGGCTCGCAGATGGTCTGCCAATCGGTACAACCACACACGTTGAGCTTAAACGCGATTACGGAGTTCTGCGATTTGGTGCCGTTACAGCAGTTCGAAGAGGACGGAGAGGATCTAGTTCAAG CTACCATAGTTGTATTGGCCCACGCACACGCAGACACCATCCATTCCTATGGCGAACACCTCCACACAGCCGGCCTCACAACAAAAGAACACCAATTGGTTCAAACCGAACAGATCCATGAAGCAATCTTCATGATGCTCCAGATCATCATTGGGCTGAAGTGTCTCCAAGCAAGAGGCGTGGAGGAAGTACCAGAGACATTGACATCGTTCATAGTTTTTAAAGAAGCGAATATGTGCAGCGCTAACACATCGGCATCTGAGGACAGACTGAACTCTCTGTCAGCCCCAAAGACGAACTGTTACGGCAGATTGTGTATTTTACAAGG ACTAAGCGACGAATGCAGCAAATCAGATGACGAAAACCTATCTTCATTATGTAAATGTGCGATTAAAGCACTTGAAATCCTGCTCCCGGGAGAAAAACTATCACCGCTCCTAAAAGAAGTACTACAGGAAGAACGCGCGGTATCATTGAACCAAGCGAAATCTGTCCTCGAGTTTATGCTTTGGGGCCCGCTAGATGTGGTTCAAGGAGTGCCTGTAGATGAAAGAGAACTATCGCTTCAAAGATGGCTGGATCTAGAGAGAGCCACAGTTTTACACGGATTAGTGCGAACGAGGATACAACTGAATGTTTTCGAACAGTTACATTTAATGTTCTTAGTACGATCTACCGCTAAGGCAATGTGTGACGCGTCGGTGTTGCTAGAAAAGGCGACTGTGTATTAA